The sequence GCGCGTCGCCGTTCCGGCGCGTCGGTCCGAAGCGTTTCCATGCGCCGCCGATCGCGCTCGAAGATCTTCCGCCGCTGCGCGGCGTGATCCTGTCGCACGATCACTACGATCATCTCGACCGCGACACGGTGCTCGCGCTCGCCGCAACCACCGGTGTGTTCGTGACCACGCTGGGTGTCGGCGACCGCCTGATCGAGTGGGGCATCGACGCGAAGAAAGTCCGTCAGCTCGACTGGTGGCAGAGCGTCGACGTGGCCGGCCTGACGCTGACCGCGACACCTGCCCAGCACTTTTCCGGGCGCAGCCTGTTCGACGGCAACAGCACGTTGTGGGCATCCTGGGTCATCGTCGACGACGACTTGCGCGTGTTCTTCAGCGGCGACACCGGCTACTTCGACGGCTTCCGGACGATCGGCGAGCGACTCGGGCCGTTCGATGTCACGCTGATCGAGACAGGCGCATACGACGCGCAATGGCCGTACGTACACATGCAGCCGGAAGAAACCGTCCAGGCGCACATCGATTTGCGCGGCCGCTGGCTGGTCCCGATCCACAACGGCACGTTCGATCTCGCGATGCATCGCTGGCAGGAACCATTCGAGCGCGTCACGGCGCTGGCGATCGTGCGAGGCGTCGAACTGTCGACGCCCAGGATGGGCGAGCGGCTCGCACTCGACGAGCCGCATCGCGGCGAACGGTGGTGGCGCACGGTCGACGAGCGCGTGACGTCCGTTGCCACGAAATCGCGCCGCTGGTCGCTTTGCGCGTCGCAGGCGACGAAGTAGATCCACCTGTCGTTGCACTTTTTTCCCCGGAGCGCGGCAATGCCGCGACTCCGGCAGGCGCGTTGCCGGCGTACCCGCACGTCGACGGGCTGTCTGTAGACCCGCTTACCTGAGTAGAGAAGTCATGCATCCGGCACCCGTCCGATACGCACCCGGCCAACCAGTCGAAGACGCCACCTTCGCCGCATTCAACCCAGCAGCCTGCCGATCGACGAGCCATAGCCGAGAGAACGACCTGCGGCTGACGCTCGCAGAGCGCGTCGCGAGATGGACGGAAAGCACCGACCACCTCGCCACGGCCATTCCGAACCTGAGCCTCCATCGAAGGGAGGCGACAACGCAGCCGATGGACTGCCTGGTCGAGCCGAGCTTCGGTCTCGTCGTTCAAGGCACGAAGCGGCTTATTCAGAGCGGCGATGTGTATCTCTGCGACGCCAACCGCTTTCTGATCACGTCGCTCGACTTGCCTGGTTCGACGCAGGTCATCGAAGCCAGCCGCGACAGGCCGTTTCTCGGAATCGGGCTCAAGCTTGATTTTCGCGTGATGGCCGAACTGATGGCGCAGGTCGCACCGGAGCACGAGGAAGCCCCCGCAGGCCGCGGCCTCGTCGTCGGCGATATGAACGAACCGCTCTACGACGCGGTGAACCGGTTGCTGGCGTTGCTGGATGACCCTAACGCCATTGCAGTTCTTGCACCGTACGTCGAGCGAGAAATCTACTACCGGCTGCTGACGAGCGACCAGGGTGCCCGGCTGCGTCAGATTGCATCCGCCGGCAGTCAGGGCAACCGCGTGTCGCGGGCGATCCAGTGGTTGCGGACCCATTACGACGAGTCGCTGCGGGTCGACGATCTGGCGGCGCAGGTGCAAATGAGCAGCTCGACTTTCCACCACCACTTCCGCCAGCTCACCGGCATGAGTCCGCTGCAGTACCAGAAATGGATACGGCTCAACGAAGCACGTCGACTGATGCTGTCCGAGCGGCTCGACGCCGCGTCGGCATCGTTCAGGGTCGGATATGCGAGCCCGACTCAGTTCAATCGCGAATACAGCCGGTTGTTCGGAAATTCTCCGCGGAGAGATATCGATAGCCTGCGGAGCGGAGCGGATGTTGTTCTGTCTGTTGCCTCGACGTATTGAGTGCGGAGACGGTACCGGAGATGCAGGATGCTGCGGTTGGCGGTATCCGCAGAATGATTGGATCGCCGCCGCACTCGTGGAGGGGCGATCCGATTGAGCCAGACGAACGCAGCGGGATGCGCGCTTGTTGCCAACTTCTGATTGATTGCCCGGCAACCGTCTGCGAATTTCAATTTAAGTATCGAGCGGTGCTTCGGCGGCTCGCGACGTTGGACCAGCCCCCGAACTCACAAGCATCCATCGGCCAAAGACAAGTCGTCTCATACCGTCCTCATGAACTGATGAGGACTTTGCCCGCTCCTCAACCAAGTCGTCCTTCTGTCTTCCAGATGCTCCGGCCTCTAACGCTCCATTGCCGCGAGTCTTGCGCCACGGTGCAATCCAATGATTTGCTCGGCCAGCGTGTGCGTTGTCACGTGACAACTCGGGCTGATAGTTCGGCGCAGCACATCTCATGAAAGGCTTGGCAATGTGTCCGTAACGCATCGGATTCGCCTCAGCTCGATCCACCTACGGCATCAGATCGACTCGAGAAATTTCATTTACTACGAATTACGTATCAAAAAATACATATCACGATGTATTTGTACCTCCCTCGGAGGGCCGAACGCGAAATGATCATGCCCCCCTATTTACAGGGATCATCTCGTCGATTTCGCGTGAAACAACATGAAGAATATCGCGCAACCCATTGCCAGATAAGGATTTCCACGGACACCGAATTTCTCGGAAATGTTTCACGATCCGACCCGTTTGAGTTGCCAAGTGGTCTTCAACTGCGAGGATTGTCGTAAATCGGAGCCTCACATCCATAATTGTCACGCGGAAGCTCCCTGCTGCACGGGTCGTAACTCGGGTGTGCGCGTGGCAAAGCCCATACCCTCCCCTGCCGACCAAAGAATGCGATGGAGTTGATTTGAATGCTCCATATAAATGGGGCCATATCAAAGCCATCCGTTACGTACATTCGTGGGTGCAGTCCACCAAACCGAGTGGCGCCTTTTCGCTGACACCTGAATGCGAATAGCCAGCGATGAGGCCCGTAGGATCTGCAGGCCACCTGACGATCCAGACTCTTCGATATAGATGTCTCCCGCCCCGTATGCAGTGCAACGCGCCACTTTCACACGCAAAGCCCTGATGCAACGCGCCAGTTGTCACGTGACAACTCCTCAGCCAACTCACCCAGGGGATTGCAATTCGCGACGAGCCACCGGTTGCGAATCTCTTCTGTAGCGATCACCTTGCTCACGATCTATGGAGTCCGATCACAACTCCTCCTGAAGGGCGATTCCGAACTGACGTTGCCTTTCGCTCTGAATCGATTGTCACGTGACAACTCACCGCACGAGAGATAGTCACACCGAGTCAAAAAGCGGAATTCGGGTCTCGAAATGATCTCGCCATAGCCGGAAGTACGATCGAATCAAAGATTTCCTGGCGCCGGATTACGTAGCGAAGGAGCAAACCCCTGCCATTTGTCACGTGACAACCAAGTATTCGGGTGACCCTCGCGGAATTAACTAACTGGAACTGCGACGAGTTCTATCAGGAACACCGCGAGATCAGGCAGCCCGTCGCCATTCTCTCCGCAGCCATCGACATCGAAATCCGTCGATTTTTCTTTCGATCTTCGTACGTATTTTTCAATCGTGATCGTCGATTTTATTTTTACTCGATCGCTAGTCGCGACTGATTCGTTGGCCATTCGGCCCACTTGTCACGTGACAACCACATCAATCACCAAGACATAGATCACGTCGAAGTCTTTTTCTGGACATCTCGGCAATAACTGCATATATTACGCAAAACTCCGTGGAGGAATTTAATGGCTTTCAAGATCGCCGTCAGCAATCAAAAAGGTGGGACTGGAAAGACAACCATCTCCGTCAATATCGCCGCTGCGTTCGAAGCCGGCGGCAACAAGGTCGCCCTGATCGATGCCGACCCTCAAGGCACATCCGTCCGGTGGGTAACGAGCGGCGAGAACACGCTGCCGATGACGGTTCTTTCTCTGGCCCCTGCCGGTCGTGGCATCGGCGGCGAGATCAAAAAACAGGACGCGAACTTCGACGTGATCGTTGTCGACTGTCCTGGCAACCTCGAAGACCCGCGAATTGCATCCGTACTCGAGGTCGCCGACTTCTGCCTCGTGCCGCTGTCGCCGTCGCCGGCCGATCTCTACAGCACCGTTGCGATGATCCGCATGATCGAGTCGATGCGGTCAGTCCGTAACCCTAATCTTTCTTCCGCATTAATGCTGAATAGCGTTAATGGAAAAACTAAAATGCGTGAAGAAATTTTAAAAATTCTAAGAGCTGAAGAAATAGGGGAGCATCTGCTCGACAGCCAGATCGCGCAGCGCGAGGTCTACCGTCAGACGTTTGCGCTCGGCACCACGATCCATCACCACAATCGATATCTGAAGGGCCTGAAAGAAGCCCGGGCGGAAATCGAAAAGCTGGTTACGGAAATGGCCCAATACATCGCGTCGACGCGCGCTACCGGAGCCGCTCATGGCTAAGGACACATCGAAAGACAAGAAGCCGACCGGCAACCTGCATCTCGCAGCCGGCCTGCTGCGTGGGCTCGCGCAGGAGAATGCGGCACTCGAAACGCGGCTGCCCGAACCGGCGGCCGCACCGAATGCCGCCGGTGAGACGGCAACCGCCAGCGCCCCGGCCGAAGCCACGCCCGCCGGCACGCCGGACCTTGGCGCGCCTCAGAAGGTATCGGTCAAGGATTGCATTCCGAACCCGTTCAACCCGCGCGTGTTCTACTCGGAGTCGAGCCTGCACGAGCTCGCCCTGACGCTGAAACGGGAAGGGCAGATCGAGCCGATCAAGGTTACGCGGCTCCCGGAGTTTCCCGGCAAGCTCGTGGTGATCGACGGGCAACGCCGGCTCCGCGCGACGAGCATCAACGGCGACGAAACCATCAACGCCACGTTCCGCACGGATCACACGCCGGAGCAGCTCTACACGATCGCGTATCGCGCGAACCACGACCACGAACGCCAGACGATCTTCGACGACGCGGTCGCGTGGAAGCGTCTCCTCGACGAGAAGGTCTTTTCCGACCAGAACACGCTGGCGGAAAAGATCGGCAAGGACAAGGCATCGATCAGCAAGACGCTGTCGCTCAACGCACTCCCGAACACACTCCTGGAACGGATGGCGAGCGCGAA comes from Burkholderia lata and encodes:
- a CDS encoding AraC family transcriptional regulator is translated as MHPAPVRYAPGQPVEDATFAAFNPAACRSTSHSRENDLRLTLAERVARWTESTDHLATAIPNLSLHRREATTQPMDCLVEPSFGLVVQGTKRLIQSGDVYLCDANRFLITSLDLPGSTQVIEASRDRPFLGIGLKLDFRVMAELMAQVAPEHEEAPAGRGLVVGDMNEPLYDAVNRLLALLDDPNAIAVLAPYVEREIYYRLLTSDQGARLRQIASAGSQGNRVSRAIQWLRTHYDESLRVDDLAAQVQMSSSTFHHHFRQLTGMSPLQYQKWIRLNEARRLMLSERLDAASASFRVGYASPTQFNREYSRLFGNSPRRDIDSLRSGADVVLSVASTY
- a CDS encoding ParB/RepB/Spo0J family partition protein; the encoded protein is MAKDTSKDKKPTGNLHLAAGLLRGLAQENAALETRLPEPAAAPNAAGETATASAPAEATPAGTPDLGAPQKVSVKDCIPNPFNPRVFYSESSLHELALTLKREGQIEPIKVTRLPEFPGKLVVIDGQRRLRATSINGDETINATFRTDHTPEQLYTIAYRANHDHERQTIFDDAVAWKRLLDEKVFSDQNTLAEKIGKDKASISKTLSLNALPNTLLERMASANDVVGLQAAYFLKLIFERLGEPTADRLLTAVIDRKKSVRDLENFLRAQSDGSKKAGRTRYSVRHDFALESRAIGQLKTYPDGRLDLQLKGVDASHQEALADKLKTVIDTYVAELATATQQ
- a CDS encoding ParA family protein, whose translation is MAFKIAVSNQKGGTGKTTISVNIAAAFEAGGNKVALIDADPQGTSVRWVTSGENTLPMTVLSLAPAGRGIGGEIKKQDANFDVIVVDCPGNLEDPRIASVLEVADFCLVPLSPSPADLYSTVAMIRMIESMRSVRNPNLSSALMLNSVNGKTKMREEILKILRAEEIGEHLLDSQIAQREVYRQTFALGTTIHHHNRYLKGLKEARAEIEKLVTEMAQYIASTRATGAAHG
- a CDS encoding MBL fold metallo-hydrolase, translated to MASPLVLIHRILGFTAARRGRSLSGGSPQHNGERFSNVAPRPVEGLSKTLGIAWNMLFNKPRNTVPAGALPVDSLTRAELDAAPDRSLYRLGHSTLLLKLRGEFWLTDPVFAERASPFRRVGPKRFHAPPIALEDLPPLRGVILSHDHYDHLDRDTVLALAATTGVFVTTLGVGDRLIEWGIDAKKVRQLDWWQSVDVAGLTLTATPAQHFSGRSLFDGNSTLWASWVIVDDDLRVFFSGDTGYFDGFRTIGERLGPFDVTLIETGAYDAQWPYVHMQPEETVQAHIDLRGRWLVPIHNGTFDLAMHRWQEPFERVTALAIVRGVELSTPRMGERLALDEPHRGERWWRTVDERVTSVATKSRRWSLCASQATK